A single region of the Kocuria rosea genome encodes:
- a CDS encoding carbohydrate ABC transporter permease: MTQTAAPAARRRRTDVPRYAVLVVTSLLFFAPVAYMVAASLAPASRTLAGFEVFDPREWGLHNYTGVASSLSSDSTGHLWRFFFVSVTVTVCVVGLGLVVNSMAAFALSRLTWRGRNLVLLGVLLLLIVPFEAVAVPMFYLYNDARNTLWIQIVPFIGNALSIFLFYSFFSGIPRSIDEAARMDGAGPLRVFWQIIAPMSKPAYASVAVLTFLTQWGAFLWPVLMISEPNLRPLPLQISVFAGQLPPAWGEVMAFGVLLVVPVIVVFLVFQRWFIEGVASSAVKG, translated from the coding sequence ATGACGCAGACCGCCGCCCCCGCCGCCCGCCGCCGCAGGACGGACGTGCCCCGCTACGCGGTGCTCGTCGTCACGAGCCTCCTGTTCTTCGCCCCGGTCGCCTACATGGTGGCGGCCTCGCTGGCCCCCGCCTCCCGCACGCTCGCCGGCTTCGAGGTCTTCGACCCGCGCGAGTGGGGCCTGCACAACTACACCGGCGTGGCCTCGAGCCTGTCCTCGGACAGCACCGGCCACCTGTGGCGGTTCTTCTTCGTGTCCGTCACCGTCACGGTCTGCGTGGTGGGGCTCGGGCTGGTCGTGAACTCGATGGCGGCCTTCGCCCTGTCGCGGCTGACCTGGCGGGGCAGGAACCTGGTGCTCCTGGGCGTCCTGCTGCTGCTCATCGTCCCGTTCGAGGCCGTGGCCGTGCCCATGTTCTACCTCTACAACGACGCCCGGAACACCCTGTGGATCCAGATCGTCCCCTTCATCGGCAACGCCCTGTCGATCTTCCTCTTCTACTCGTTCTTCTCCGGCATCCCCCGCAGCATCGACGAGGCCGCGCGGATGGACGGCGCCGGGCCGCTACGGGTGTTCTGGCAGATCATCGCGCCCATGAGCAAACCCGCGTACGCGTCGGTGGCGGTGCTGACCTTCCTGACCCAGTGGGGGGCGTTCCTGTGGCCGGTGCTGATGATCTCCGAGCCGAACCTGCGCCCCCTGCCCCTCCAGATCAGCGTCTTCGCGGGCCAGCTCCCCCCGGCGTGGGGCGAGGTCATGGCCTTCGGGGTGCTCCTGGTGGTGCCCGTGATCGTCGTGTTCCTCGTCTTCCAGCGCTGGTTCATCGAAGGCGTGGCGAGCTCCGCCGTCAAGGGCTGA
- a CDS encoding carbohydrate ABC transporter permease, which translates to MTTTPGLAAPASAPADVLEAPPPRRGLRRDGLAGVLMAGPAVLLLVLFVAVPFVAAIGFSFHNVRLGDPRDPAFMGLTQYARIFTDPDVSSRFLSALLHNLVFAAVVVPVQTALALALALLVQKTVRGVGIFRSVFFLPVVFPIALVALIWRLILARGDDGLLNSLLGFFSGGAFGAQDWLGSELTALASVIVLSIWQGVGFQMVILLAALQQVPADLYEAARLDRAGAWQRFVHVTLPGINTTLVFVALYTMILSLRVFDQIYVLARSGGGLNEDATRTVMYEAVTSAFDENNIGRASAISVVFFVIVVVLSLVQRRATRERED; encoded by the coding sequence ATGACCACCACACCGGGCCTCGCGGCCCCCGCGTCCGCCCCGGCTGACGTGCTAGAGGCTCCACCGCCCCGCAGGGGGCTCCGGCGGGACGGGCTCGCCGGGGTCCTCATGGCGGGTCCCGCCGTGCTGCTGCTCGTCCTGTTCGTCGCGGTCCCGTTCGTCGCGGCCATCGGCTTCTCCTTCCACAACGTCCGGCTCGGCGACCCGCGCGATCCCGCCTTCATGGGGCTGACCCAGTACGCCCGGATCTTCACCGACCCCGACGTGTCCAGCCGGTTCCTCAGCGCGCTGCTCCACAACCTGGTCTTCGCGGCCGTGGTGGTCCCGGTGCAGACCGCCCTCGCGCTCGCGCTGGCCCTGCTCGTGCAGAAGACCGTCCGGGGGGTCGGGATCTTCCGGTCCGTCTTCTTCCTCCCCGTCGTCTTCCCCATCGCCCTGGTGGCCCTCATCTGGCGGCTGATCCTCGCCCGCGGGGACGACGGCCTCCTCAACTCCCTGCTCGGGTTCTTCTCGGGCGGTGCCTTCGGGGCCCAGGACTGGCTGGGCTCCGAGCTCACGGCGCTGGCCTCGGTCATCGTCCTGTCGATCTGGCAGGGCGTCGGCTTCCAGATGGTGATCCTGCTGGCGGCCCTGCAGCAGGTGCCCGCCGACCTCTACGAGGCGGCCCGCCTGGACCGGGCCGGTGCGTGGCAGCGCTTCGTGCACGTCACCCTGCCCGGGATCAACACCACCCTCGTCTTCGTGGCGCTCTACACGATGATCCTGTCGCTGCGCGTGTTCGACCAGATCTACGTGCTGGCCCGCTCCGGCGGGGGGCTCAACGAGGACGCCACCCGCACCGTGATGTACGAGGCGGTGACGTCGGCGTTCGACGAGAACAACATCGGGCGCGCGAGCGCCATCTCCGTGGTGTTCTTCGTGATCGTGGTGGTCCTGTCCCTCGTCCAGCGCCGCGCCACCCGCGAACGGGAGGACTGA
- a CDS encoding ABC transporter substrate-binding protein, with the protein MSARTRRRSRAVVLGTGLSMAVVLAACGGGGESASGSGEGDGVIEVWAHSGQAAEAEALEALVAEYNDSQEDVSVELTLIPEPDYTSTVQATAAEDLPDVMEMDAPTMASFVYDRKLVPLDDVVSQETLENRIEGVRESGTYQDQTYAVGMFDVGLGLWGNQQLLDAAGVEAPATADEAWTAEEFEQNLQKLAEVSPSGNAIDLGEANGFAAEWGTFTTSPVLWSNGGTLIRDGAAEGVLNSAENVEALEEWASWKEHTDPNTSGTAFPDGDVALTWTGNWMYPTFSEALGEDLVLMPLPDLGNGTKAGHGSWQWGVTPAAGGDQAAAGAFLDFLHSDESIATMVEANAAVPGTTSALEGSELYGEGGPLELFASNLASACSSEEVTPECIAVARPITPGYPTVTSSYGSALAAIWGGADPQEELDSAARAIDADFEDNNGYQDE; encoded by the coding sequence ATGAGTGCACGAACGAGGCGCCGGTCCCGGGCCGTGGTGCTGGGGACCGGCCTGTCGATGGCCGTGGTGCTGGCCGCCTGCGGCGGCGGTGGGGAGAGCGCGAGCGGCAGCGGGGAGGGCGACGGCGTGATCGAGGTCTGGGCCCACAGCGGCCAGGCGGCCGAGGCCGAGGCGCTCGAGGCCCTCGTCGCCGAGTACAACGACTCGCAGGAGGACGTCAGCGTCGAGCTGACCCTCATCCCCGAGCCGGACTACACCAGCACCGTCCAGGCGACCGCCGCGGAGGACCTGCCCGACGTGATGGAGATGGACGCCCCGACGATGGCGTCCTTCGTCTACGACCGCAAGCTCGTGCCCCTCGACGACGTGGTGTCGCAGGAGACCCTCGAGAACCGGATCGAGGGCGTGCGGGAGAGCGGCACGTACCAGGACCAGACCTACGCCGTCGGCATGTTCGACGTCGGGCTCGGGCTGTGGGGCAACCAGCAGCTCCTCGACGCCGCGGGCGTGGAGGCCCCGGCCACCGCCGACGAGGCGTGGACGGCGGAGGAGTTCGAGCAGAACCTGCAGAAGCTGGCGGAGGTCAGCCCGTCGGGCAACGCGATCGACCTGGGCGAGGCCAACGGCTTCGCCGCCGAGTGGGGAACCTTCACCACCTCCCCGGTCCTGTGGTCCAACGGCGGCACGCTGATCCGGGACGGCGCGGCGGAGGGTGTGCTCAACAGCGCCGAGAACGTGGAGGCCCTCGAGGAGTGGGCCTCGTGGAAGGAGCACACGGACCCGAACACCAGCGGCACCGCCTTCCCCGACGGGGACGTCGCCCTGACCTGGACGGGCAACTGGATGTACCCCACCTTCAGCGAAGCCCTCGGCGAGGACCTGGTCCTCATGCCCCTGCCCGACCTCGGCAACGGCACCAAGGCGGGCCACGGCTCCTGGCAGTGGGGCGTGACGCCGGCGGCCGGCGGCGACCAGGCCGCGGCCGGTGCCTTCCTCGACTTCCTGCACTCCGACGAGAGCATCGCCACGATGGTCGAGGCCAACGCGGCGGTGCCCGGCACCACGAGCGCCCTCGAGGGCAGCGAGCTCTACGGCGAGGGCGGGCCGCTGGAGCTGTTCGCGTCCAACCTGGCCTCGGCATGCAGCTCGGAGGAGGTCACCCCGGAGTGCATCGCGGTGGCGCGGCCCATCACCCCGGGCTACCCCACGGTCACGAGCTCCTACGGCAGCGCCCTCGCGGCGATCTGGGGCGGGGCGGACCCGCAGGAGGAGCTCGACAGCGCGGCGCGGGCCATCGACGCCGACTTCGAGGACAACAACGGCTACCAGGACGAGTGA
- a CDS encoding GntR family transcriptional regulator, with product MSAEPRAVPKYYLLKEQLRALVRDATPGALIPTERALAEQYATSRTTVRQAIGELVAEGVLGRAQGRGTFVAPPRFTYVRQLTSFSDDADAQGLVSSSTVLDVSRTAADDDAAARLRVPVGAELARVERIRLINGEPLAHEVALLAGALPGLAAHLDRTGSLYTALRQDYGIDIVAAEDTVETRLAGPDDVRLLGIEMGAPLLLIHRLGFTADDSPVEWTRSVFRGDRFRFLARMKGPQH from the coding sequence ATGAGCGCGGAGCCGCGGGCCGTCCCGAAGTACTACCTGCTCAAGGAGCAGCTCCGGGCGCTCGTGCGGGACGCGACCCCCGGCGCGCTCATCCCCACGGAGCGGGCGCTCGCCGAGCAGTACGCCACCTCCCGGACCACGGTCCGCCAGGCCATCGGCGAGCTCGTGGCGGAAGGGGTGCTGGGCCGGGCCCAGGGCCGGGGGACCTTCGTGGCCCCGCCGCGGTTCACCTACGTCCGCCAGCTCACCTCGTTCAGCGACGACGCCGACGCCCAGGGCCTCGTGAGCTCCTCCACGGTCCTCGACGTGAGCCGCACGGCCGCCGACGACGACGCAGCGGCCCGGCTGCGCGTGCCCGTCGGCGCCGAGCTCGCGCGGGTGGAGCGGATCCGCCTCATCAACGGCGAGCCGCTGGCCCACGAGGTCGCCCTGCTCGCCGGAGCGCTGCCCGGCCTGGCGGCGCACCTGGACCGGACCGGCTCCCTGTACACCGCGCTGCGCCAGGACTACGGCATCGACATCGTGGCGGCCGAGGACACCGTGGAGACCCGGCTCGCCGGCCCGGACGACGTCCGGCTCCTGGGCATCGAGATGGGGGCTCCCCTGCTGCTGATCCACCGGCTCGGGTTCACGGCTGACGACTCCCCCGTGGAGTGGACCCGCTCGGTGTTCCGCGGGGACAGGTTCCGCTTCCTGGCCCGGATGAAGGGGCCGCAGCACTGA
- a CDS encoding glutathione peroxidase, with protein sequence MTTLHDFTATTLDGREQPLSEYAGKVVLVVNTASECGFTPQYEGLEQLWRDFRQDGLVVLGFPCNQFGHQEPGSEEEIADFCSRNYGVTFPMFEKVDVNGPGAHPLWSWLRGERGGIMGDAIKWNFTKFLVGRDGRVIRRFAPKTSPAQLAGSIESALAHGEAPAGTESAGTG encoded by the coding sequence ATGACCACGCTGCACGACTTCACCGCCACCACCCTGGACGGGCGCGAGCAGCCGCTGTCCGAGTACGCCGGGAAGGTGGTGCTCGTGGTCAACACCGCGAGCGAGTGCGGGTTCACACCGCAGTACGAGGGCCTCGAGCAGCTGTGGCGGGACTTCCGGCAGGACGGGCTCGTGGTCCTGGGCTTCCCCTGCAACCAGTTCGGGCACCAGGAGCCGGGCAGCGAGGAGGAGATCGCCGACTTCTGCAGCCGCAACTACGGCGTGACGTTCCCGATGTTCGAGAAGGTCGACGTCAACGGCCCCGGCGCCCACCCCCTGTGGTCGTGGCTGCGCGGGGAGCGGGGCGGGATCATGGGCGACGCCATCAAGTGGAACTTCACCAAGTTCCTCGTGGGCCGGGACGGGCGGGTGATCCGCCGCTTCGCCCCGAAGACCTCGCCGGCGCAGCTCGCCGGCAGCATCGAGTCGGCGCTGGCCCACGGGGAGGCGCCCGCCGGGACGGAGTCCGCCGGGACGGGCTGA
- the rocD gene encoding ornithine--oxo-acid transaminase has protein sequence MNHAPTQFVDPAAGTGHGTSTRELVETAERYTARTYSPLDVVAARAQGTTVTDVEGREYLDFLAGYSALNFGHGHPAVLEAARTQLERVTLTSRAVHNDQLGPFARELCELLGQDMMLPMNTGAEAVESAIKVARKWGYERKGVAPGRAQIVVAAGNFHGRTTTVISFSDDDEAHRNYGPYTPGFVTVPFGDLAALEAAVTEDTVAVLLEPIQGEAGVIVPPPGYLQGVRRCTAERGVLLVADEIQSGLGRTGRTLACEHEDVEADLYLLGKALGGGVLPVSAVVGRADVLSVLRPGQHGSTFGGNPLAGAVGRAVVALLATGEPQERARVMGEKLHAGLAELAPLGLTEVRGRGLWAGIDIDPRLGTGRECCERLVAHGILAKDTHGSTIRLSPPLVITDRELERGLTALADVLREMAGR, from the coding sequence ATGAACCACGCCCCGACGCAGTTCGTCGACCCCGCGGCCGGCACCGGTCACGGCACGAGCACGCGGGAGCTCGTGGAGACCGCCGAGCGGTACACCGCGCGCACGTACTCCCCGCTGGACGTGGTGGCGGCCCGGGCCCAGGGCACCACCGTCACGGACGTGGAGGGCCGGGAGTACCTCGACTTCCTCGCCGGCTACTCGGCGCTGAACTTCGGCCACGGCCACCCGGCGGTCCTCGAGGCGGCCCGGACCCAGCTGGAGCGCGTGACGCTGACCAGCCGGGCCGTCCACAACGACCAGCTCGGCCCCTTCGCCCGGGAGCTGTGCGAGCTGCTCGGCCAGGACATGATGCTGCCGATGAACACCGGCGCCGAGGCCGTGGAGTCGGCGATCAAGGTCGCCCGCAAGTGGGGCTACGAGCGCAAGGGGGTGGCCCCGGGCCGGGCGCAGATCGTGGTGGCGGCGGGGAACTTCCACGGCCGCACCACCACGGTCATCAGCTTCTCCGACGACGACGAGGCGCACCGCAACTACGGCCCCTACACGCCGGGCTTCGTGACCGTCCCGTTCGGGGACCTCGCAGCCCTCGAGGCGGCCGTCACCGAGGACACCGTCGCGGTGCTGCTGGAGCCCATCCAGGGCGAGGCCGGGGTGATCGTGCCGCCGCCGGGGTACCTGCAGGGCGTGCGGCGGTGCACGGCCGAGCGCGGCGTCCTGCTCGTCGCGGACGAGATCCAGTCCGGGCTGGGCCGCACCGGCCGGACGCTGGCGTGCGAGCACGAGGACGTGGAGGCGGACCTCTACCTGCTGGGCAAGGCCCTGGGCGGGGGAGTCCTGCCGGTGTCCGCGGTGGTGGGCCGGGCGGACGTGCTCTCGGTGCTGCGGCCCGGCCAGCACGGCAGCACGTTCGGCGGGAACCCGCTGGCCGGCGCCGTCGGCCGCGCCGTCGTCGCCCTCCTCGCCACCGGGGAGCCCCAGGAGCGGGCGCGGGTCATGGGGGAGAAGCTGCACGCCGGCCTGGCGGAGCTGGCGCCGCTGGGCCTGACCGAGGTGCGCGGGCGCGGGCTGTGGGCCGGGATCGACATCGATCCGCGGCTCGGCACCGGCCGGGAGTGCTGCGAGCGGCTGGTGGCCCACGGGATCCTCGCCAAGGACACCCACGGCTCCACCATCCGGCTGAGCCCGCCGCTGGTGATCACCGACCGGGAGCTGGAGCGGGGCCTGACCGCGCTCGCGGACGTGCTGCGGGAGATGGCCGGCCGCTGA
- a CDS encoding alpha/beta fold hydrolase, whose protein sequence is MFPDFTAHDVPVADGTIHARTRGDGPPVLLLHGFPQTHAMWHHLAPVLAEEFTVVAADLRGYGGSRTSSEDHTFRAMAADQVQLMRALGHERFSVVGHDRGARTAHRMALDAPGAAASVALLDILPTLEVWRSMDAWMALQYYHWAFLAQGEGLPQTLIGHDPVYFVRRTLQGLSGTQVPFDPAALAAYEDAARDPAVVDAWCRDYRAAAGPDREIDEADEHEQRDLPALVLWGARGRVGAREDPLALWRRQFPRATGRAVDAGHFLAEERPEEVGAAVLAHLRAART, encoded by the coding sequence GTGTTCCCCGACTTCACCGCCCACGACGTCCCCGTGGCCGACGGCACGATCCACGCCCGCACGCGCGGCGACGGCCCGCCCGTGCTCCTGCTGCACGGCTTCCCGCAGACCCACGCCATGTGGCACCACCTCGCCCCCGTGCTGGCGGAGGAGTTCACCGTGGTCGCCGCCGACCTGCGCGGCTACGGCGGCTCGCGCACGAGCAGCGAGGACCACACCTTCCGGGCGATGGCCGCCGACCAGGTGCAGCTCATGCGGGCGCTGGGCCACGAGCGGTTCTCCGTCGTCGGGCACGACCGCGGCGCCCGGACCGCCCACCGGATGGCGCTCGACGCCCCCGGCGCGGCGGCGTCCGTGGCCCTGCTGGACATCCTGCCCACCCTGGAGGTGTGGCGGTCGATGGACGCGTGGATGGCCCTGCAGTACTACCACTGGGCCTTCCTCGCCCAGGGCGAGGGCCTGCCGCAGACCCTGATCGGCCACGACCCCGTGTACTTCGTGCGCCGGACGCTCCAGGGGCTCAGCGGCACGCAGGTCCCGTTCGACCCGGCGGCGCTCGCCGCCTACGAGGACGCGGCGCGGGATCCCGCCGTGGTCGACGCCTGGTGCCGCGACTACCGCGCGGCCGCCGGCCCGGACCGGGAGATCGACGAGGCGGACGAGCACGAGCAGCGGGACCTGCCCGCCCTCGTCCTGTGGGGCGCCCGGGGGCGGGTCGGCGCGCGGGAGGACCCGCTCGCGCTGTGGCGGCGGCAGTTCCCGCGGGCCACGGGGCGGGCCGTGGACGCAGGCCACTTCCTCGCCGAGGAGCGGCCGGAGGAGGTGGGGGCGGCCGTCCTGGCGCACCTGCGTGCTGCGCGGACGTAG
- a CDS encoding ribose-5-phosphate isomerase, whose protein sequence is MSEKKLRIVIGGDDAGFDYKEALRRDLEADDRVESVVDVGVSKTENTDYPHVAVEAARKVASGEADRALLICGTGLGVAISANKVPGIRAVTAHDSYSVERSVLSNNAQVLCMGQRVVGLELARRLAKEWLGYTFDTTSASAAKVEAITGYENG, encoded by the coding sequence ATGAGCGAGAAGAAGCTGCGGATCGTGATCGGCGGCGACGACGCCGGGTTCGACTACAAGGAGGCCCTGCGCCGGGACCTCGAGGCCGACGACCGCGTGGAGAGCGTGGTCGACGTCGGTGTCTCGAAGACCGAGAACACGGACTACCCGCACGTGGCCGTCGAGGCCGCCCGGAAGGTCGCCTCCGGGGAGGCCGACCGGGCGCTGCTGATCTGCGGCACGGGCCTGGGCGTGGCGATCTCGGCGAACAAGGTCCCCGGGATCCGGGCGGTGACCGCCCACGACTCCTACTCGGTGGAGCGCTCGGTGCTCTCCAACAACGCCCAGGTGCTGTGCATGGGCCAGCGGGTCGTCGGCCTGGAGCTGGCCCGGCGCCTGGCCAAGGAGTGGCTGGGCTACACCTTCGACACCACCAGCGCCTCGGCGGCCAAGGTCGAGGCCATCACCGGCTACGAGAACGGCTGA
- a CDS encoding triose-phosphate isomerase, which produces MTVWVGTSWKMNKTLAQATDWARGLAEALAGRDLGDVQPFVIPPATAIAAVAAALAEEPRVLVGAQNAHWAEAGAWTGEVSVPQVADAGARIVEIGHSERREHFGETDETVRAKVAATLAHGLVPLLCVGEPAEVQAAGGSGAHVLGQVERALAGLEAEQLSRVLIAYEPIWAIGEHGRPATVAELAEPFAALGAHWGSRVRGLLYGGSVNLDNAADLLGIDHVDGLFVGRTAWRLEGYLRLLEIARSAEAARARTTNDENDDKEKVK; this is translated from the coding sequence GTGACGGTGTGGGTCGGCACGAGCTGGAAGATGAACAAGACCCTGGCCCAGGCCACGGACTGGGCCCGGGGCCTGGCCGAGGCCCTGGCCGGGCGGGACCTCGGGGACGTGCAGCCCTTCGTGATCCCCCCGGCCACGGCGATCGCCGCGGTGGCGGCGGCCCTGGCGGAGGAGCCCCGGGTGCTGGTCGGGGCGCAGAACGCGCACTGGGCCGAGGCCGGTGCCTGGACCGGGGAGGTCTCCGTGCCCCAGGTCGCCGACGCCGGGGCCCGGATCGTGGAGATCGGCCACTCCGAGCGCCGCGAGCACTTCGGCGAGACGGACGAGACCGTCCGCGCCAAGGTCGCCGCGACCCTGGCCCACGGGCTCGTCCCGCTGCTGTGCGTCGGGGAACCGGCGGAGGTGCAGGCCGCCGGCGGTTCCGGCGCGCACGTCCTCGGCCAGGTCGAGCGCGCCCTGGCCGGCCTCGAGGCCGAGCAGCTGTCCCGGGTGCTGATCGCCTACGAACCGATCTGGGCGATCGGCGAGCACGGCCGCCCGGCCACCGTCGCGGAGCTGGCCGAACCCTTCGCCGCCCTGGGTGCGCACTGGGGGTCCCGGGTGCGCGGGCTGCTCTACGGCGGGTCGGTCAACCTGGACAACGCCGCGGACCTGCTCGGCATCGACCACGTGGACGGCCTGTTCGTCGGCCGCACGGCCTGGCGGCTGGAGGGCTACCTGCGCCTGCTCGAGATCGCGCGGAGCGCTGAGGCGGCCCGCGCGAGGACCACCAACGACGAGAACGACGACAAGGAAAAGGTGAAGTGA
- a CDS encoding dihydroxyacetone kinase family protein, with protein MTFLVNDPAEFASDALRGYVAAHPEHVVAAHGGVVRASETPAGQPALVIGGGSGHYPAFAGWIGPGMGHGAPCGNIFSSPSASQVYSVARSAENGGGVVLGFGNYAGDVLHFGQAAEKLRAEGVDVRIIRVSDDIASGPAEAHRERRGIAGDLPVFKIAGAAIEAGADLDEAERVAWKANDATRSFGVAFEGCTLPGAGEALFHVPAGEMAIGLGIHGEPGVREVPMGTADEVADLLLDGVLEEEPVRVEGGYQGRVAVLVNGLGTVKYEELFVVYARVAARLAEKGLTVVAPEVGEHVTSLDMAGCSLTVVFLDEELERYWLAPADTPAFRRGAPDTAGRPARTGVHTPGAEEVPEATAESRSAAERVVAALAVLEATAAEHEEHFGKLDAIAGDGDHGQGMAYGTRGALAAARDAAEAGAGARTVLLRAGDAWAEEAGGTSGALWGAALTAAGGVFDDAAGAGSDEAVAALVAGIDAVVRLGGAQPGDKTMVDAALPFREALLAEFETSSDLAGATKKAAAVAREAAEATADITARRGRSKVLGDKSLGTPDPGALSFSVLMDALGDLFARTPDAR; from the coding sequence ATGACTTTTCTTGTGAACGATCCTGCGGAGTTCGCGTCCGACGCGCTGCGGGGCTATGTGGCCGCCCATCCCGAGCACGTGGTGGCCGCCCACGGCGGGGTGGTGCGCGCCTCCGAGACGCCCGCGGGCCAGCCGGCGCTGGTGATCGGCGGGGGGTCGGGGCACTACCCGGCGTTCGCCGGGTGGATCGGGCCGGGGATGGGCCACGGCGCCCCGTGCGGCAACATCTTCTCCTCGCCCTCCGCCTCCCAGGTGTACTCCGTGGCGCGCTCGGCGGAGAACGGCGGGGGTGTGGTCCTGGGCTTCGGCAACTACGCCGGGGACGTGCTGCACTTCGGCCAGGCCGCGGAGAAGCTGCGCGCCGAGGGCGTGGACGTGCGGATCATCCGGGTCTCCGACGACATCGCCTCGGGCCCGGCCGAGGCCCACCGTGAGCGCCGCGGCATCGCCGGGGACCTGCCGGTGTTCAAGATCGCCGGGGCGGCGATCGAGGCCGGGGCCGATCTGGACGAGGCCGAGCGGGTGGCGTGGAAGGCCAACGACGCGACCCGGTCCTTCGGGGTGGCCTTCGAGGGCTGCACCCTGCCCGGTGCCGGCGAGGCGCTGTTCCACGTGCCGGCCGGGGAGATGGCGATCGGGCTCGGGATCCACGGCGAGCCCGGCGTGCGCGAGGTGCCGATGGGCACGGCCGACGAGGTCGCCGACCTGCTGCTCGACGGGGTGCTGGAGGAGGAGCCCGTCCGGGTCGAGGGCGGCTACCAGGGGCGGGTGGCGGTGCTCGTCAACGGTCTGGGCACGGTCAAGTACGAGGAGCTGTTCGTGGTCTACGCCCGGGTGGCCGCCCGGCTGGCCGAGAAGGGACTCACCGTGGTGGCCCCGGAGGTCGGGGAGCACGTCACCAGCCTGGACATGGCAGGGTGCTCGCTGACCGTGGTGTTCCTCGACGAGGAGCTCGAGCGCTACTGGCTGGCCCCGGCCGACACCCCGGCGTTCCGCCGGGGTGCCCCGGACACGGCCGGGCGGCCGGCGCGGACCGGGGTGCACACCCCCGGCGCGGAGGAGGTGCCCGAGGCCACCGCGGAGTCCCGGTCGGCGGCCGAGCGGGTCGTGGCGGCCCTGGCGGTGCTGGAGGCGACCGCGGCCGAGCACGAGGAGCACTTCGGCAAGCTGGACGCCATCGCCGGCGACGGCGACCACGGCCAGGGCATGGCCTACGGGACCCGGGGCGCGCTGGCGGCCGCCCGGGACGCGGCCGAGGCCGGTGCCGGGGCGCGGACCGTGCTGCTGCGCGCCGGGGATGCCTGGGCCGAGGAGGCCGGCGGCACCTCCGGTGCCCTGTGGGGCGCGGCGCTGACCGCGGCCGGCGGGGTCTTCGACGACGCCGCCGGGGCCGGGTCGGACGAGGCGGTGGCCGCCCTGGTGGCCGGGATCGACGCGGTCGTGCGGCTGGGCGGGGCCCAGCCGGGGGACAAGACCATGGTCGACGCCGCCCTGCCGTTCCGCGAGGCGCTGCTGGCCGAGTTCGAGACCTCCTCCGACCTGGCGGGCGCCACGAAGAAGGCCGCCGCCGTGGCGCGGGAGGCCGCCGAGGCCACCGCGGACATCACCGCCCGCCGCGGGCGCTCGAAGGTGCTGGGCGACAAGAGCCTGGGCACCCCGGACCCCGGGGCGCTGTCCTTCTCCGTGCTCATGGACGCCCTGGGCGATCTCTTCGCCCGGACCCCGGACGCCCGGTAG
- a CDS encoding 3-hydroxyacyl-CoA dehydrogenase family protein has product MAQRSVAVVGSGYMGGGIAQVLALGGARVALADISQEIAEKNLERLLGEAEQFVADGLFPADAVERLRENLWAAPSIEEAVADASYVEEAVPEKLDIKHGTLRRISDAAPADAVIGSNTSTISIAQLAEVVENPGRFLGVHFSNPAPFIPGVEVIPHATTTPETVAAAQEIVELTGKKSAVVKDVTGFVLNRLQYALFHEAAQLVEEGIATAEDVDTLVRTTFGFRLPFFGPFAIADMAGLDVYSFCYASLQTSFPERFATPKALQDLVDAGKLGTKSGAGFLQIPAERSNDLVAYRNKAYVAMGQLLNDLGPSPVDEETAQQGGASAPAG; this is encoded by the coding sequence ATGGCTCAGCGCTCGGTAGCAGTAGTCGGTTCGGGATACATGGGCGGGGGCATCGCCCAGGTGCTCGCCCTCGGCGGCGCGCGGGTCGCGCTCGCCGACATCTCGCAGGAGATCGCCGAGAAGAACCTCGAGCGCCTGCTCGGGGAGGCGGAGCAGTTCGTCGCCGACGGGCTCTTCCCGGCGGACGCGGTCGAGCGCCTGCGGGAGAACCTGTGGGCCGCTCCCAGCATCGAGGAGGCCGTCGCGGACGCCTCCTACGTGGAGGAGGCCGTCCCGGAGAAGCTCGACATCAAGCACGGCACCCTGCGCCGGATCAGCGACGCCGCTCCGGCGGACGCCGTGATCGGCTCCAACACCTCCACCATCTCCATCGCCCAGCTCGCCGAGGTCGTCGAGAACCCGGGCCGCTTCCTGGGGGTGCACTTCTCCAACCCCGCGCCGTTCATCCCCGGCGTCGAGGTCATCCCGCACGCGACCACCACGCCCGAGACGGTCGCGGCGGCCCAGGAGATCGTCGAGCTGACCGGCAAGAAGTCCGCCGTGGTCAAGGACGTCACCGGTTTCGTGCTCAACCGCCTGCAGTACGCCCTCTTCCACGAGGCCGCCCAGCTGGTCGAGGAGGGCATCGCCACCGCCGAGGACGTCGACACGCTCGTGCGCACCACCTTCGGCTTCCGGCTGCCGTTCTTCGGCCCCTTCGCGATCGCGGACATGGCCGGACTGGACGTCTACTCCTTCTGCTACGCCTCCCTGCAGACCTCCTTCCCCGAGCGCTTCGCCACGCCCAAGGCCCTCCAGGACCTCGTCGACGCCGGGAAGCTCGGCACCAAGTCCGGCGCCGGCTTCCTGCAGATCCCTGCCGAGCGCTCGAACGACCTCGTCGCGTACCGCAACAAGGCGTACGTGGCCATGGGGCAGCTCCTGAACGACCTGGGCCCCAGCCCGGTCGACGAGGAGACCGCCCAGCAGGGCGGCGCGTCCGCCCCCGCCGGCTGA